The Eleginops maclovinus isolate JMC-PN-2008 ecotype Puerto Natales chromosome 24, JC_Emac_rtc_rv5, whole genome shotgun sequence genome contains a region encoding:
- the clic5a gene encoding chloride intracellular channel protein 5a isoform X1: protein MDPVYETPDVTYENQSSGIYDMTYETPYAEPSDLIAEYENIERAREPPAPPSLPPPRAPSEGRRGSSSSSSSSSSSSHSGDEETGETEELKKGEESEKDESEESEKEEEKIEEKESNIELNLERRSPEEVERANSSRRSSSSSSSSSSASEKEEPEEKPKPDKEGPEIQLYVKAGSDGESIGNCPFSQRLFMILWLKGVVFNVTTVDLKRKPADLHNLAPGTHPPFLTFQGEVLTDVNKVEEYLEEMLAPPKYPKLSAKNRESNTAGNDIFAKFSAYVKNTRPDKNGALEKSLDKSLAKLDEYLLSPTAGEVQDGRHSGDGESKRKYLDGDELTLADCNLLPKLHVVKVVTKKYRNYDIPSEFKGLWRYLGNAYSRDEFTNTCAADVEIELAYKDVAKRLGK, encoded by the exons ATGGATCCCGTGTACGAGACCCCCGACGTCACCTACGAAAACCAGTCGTCAGGTATTTATGACATGACCTACGAGACGCCATACGCAGAGCCCTCTGACCTGATAGCAGAGTACGAAAACATCGAAAGGGCCAGAGAACCACCAGCTCCCCCTTCCTTACCTCCACCTCGCGCTCCCTCAGAGGGGAGGCGAGgcagttcctcctcttcctcatcctcctcttcttcctcacatTCTGGAGATGAAGAGACAGGGGAGACGGAGGAATTGAAGAAGGGAGAGGAATCAGAGAAAGACGAATCAGAGGAAtcagagaaagaagaggagaagataGAGGAAAAGGAGAGCAACATAGAGCTTAATTTGGAGAGGAGATCTCCAGAAGAGGTGGAGAGGGCCAACTCATCACGCAGATCCTCATCTtcgtcatcatcatcttcatctgcCTCTGAGAAGGAGGAACCTGAGGAGAAGCCAAAGCCTGATAAGGAAGGACCTGAAATCCAACTTTACGTTAAG gctGGGAGTGATGGAGAGAGCATCGGAAACTGTCCCTTCTCCCAGCGCCTCTTTATGATCCTCTGGCTGAAAGGAGTAGTCTTCAATGTCACCACTGTTGACCTCAAAAG GAAACCGGCAGACCTCCACAACCTGGCCCCGGGAACACACCCGCCCTTCCTCACCTTCCAGGGGGAGGTGCTCACCGACGTGAACAAAGTGGAGGAGTACCTGGAGGAGATGCTGGCTCCACCAAA GTATCCCAAACTTTCAGCGAAGAATCGGGAATCAAACACAGCAGGGAATGATATATTCGCCAAGTTCTCTGCCTACGTTAAAAACACAAGACCGGATAAAAATGGAG caCTAGAGAAGAGTCTGGACAAATCCCTGGCCAAGCTGGACGAGTATCTGCTGAGTCCGACCGCCGGCGAGGTTCAGGACGGACGCCACAGCGGAGACGGGGAATCCAAACGCAAATATCTGGACGGAGACGAGCTGACGCTGGCGGACTGCAACCTTCTTCCCAAACTGCACGTCGTCAAG GTGGTGACGAAGAAATACCGGAACTACGACATCCCATCTGAGTTCAAGGGGCTGTGGCGTTATCTCGGGAACGCCTACAGCCGAGACGAGTTCACCAACACGTGCGCGGCCGATGTGGAAATCGAGCTGGCCTATAAGGACGTTGCTAAGAGGCTGGGAAAGTGA
- the clic5a gene encoding chloride intracellular channel protein 5a isoform X2: MTDTAAEEDKDPDIELFVKAGSDGESIGNCPFSQRLFMILWLKGVVFNVTTVDLKRKPADLHNLAPGTHPPFLTFQGEVLTDVNKVEEYLEEMLAPPKYPKLSAKNRESNTAGNDIFAKFSAYVKNTRPDKNGALEKSLDKSLAKLDEYLLSPTAGEVQDGRHSGDGESKRKYLDGDELTLADCNLLPKLHVVKVVTKKYRNYDIPSEFKGLWRYLGNAYSRDEFTNTCAADVEIELAYKDVAKRLGK, translated from the exons ATGACGGATACAGCAGCCGAGGAGGACAAGGACCCTGATATTGAGCTATTTGTCAag gctGGGAGTGATGGAGAGAGCATCGGAAACTGTCCCTTCTCCCAGCGCCTCTTTATGATCCTCTGGCTGAAAGGAGTAGTCTTCAATGTCACCACTGTTGACCTCAAAAG GAAACCGGCAGACCTCCACAACCTGGCCCCGGGAACACACCCGCCCTTCCTCACCTTCCAGGGGGAGGTGCTCACCGACGTGAACAAAGTGGAGGAGTACCTGGAGGAGATGCTGGCTCCACCAAA GTATCCCAAACTTTCAGCGAAGAATCGGGAATCAAACACAGCAGGGAATGATATATTCGCCAAGTTCTCTGCCTACGTTAAAAACACAAGACCGGATAAAAATGGAG caCTAGAGAAGAGTCTGGACAAATCCCTGGCCAAGCTGGACGAGTATCTGCTGAGTCCGACCGCCGGCGAGGTTCAGGACGGACGCCACAGCGGAGACGGGGAATCCAAACGCAAATATCTGGACGGAGACGAGCTGACGCTGGCGGACTGCAACCTTCTTCCCAAACTGCACGTCGTCAAG GTGGTGACGAAGAAATACCGGAACTACGACATCCCATCTGAGTTCAAGGGGCTGTGGCGTTATCTCGGGAACGCCTACAGCCGAGACGAGTTCACCAACACGTGCGCGGCCGATGTGGAAATCGAGCTGGCCTATAAGGACGTTGCTAAGAGGCTGGGAAAGTGA
- the enpp4 gene encoding bis(5'-adenosyl)-triphosphatase enpp4, giving the protein MSCDRMLLKILLGLLCCVRALATENVTEQQNPLPLLLVSFDGFRADYLRRFPMPNLKLLYSTGVLVEQLTNVFITKTFPNHYSLVTGLYAESHGILASNMYDPVSHKHFNISNDFDSMWWNEARPLWISALDSDYKTAAMMWPGSDVTIGNRTATHFLPYNPHVTFKERVGNVTKWMLGDEKEKGAMFTALYWEEPDRSGHIFGPDNDTAMSKALKEVDDNIGLLVSELKRTGLWGHVNILVTSDHGMTQCSAKRLIRLDACLPPVNYTLVDLSPVTAIIPLTDPEAVFKLLDKCHKNMKAYKKSDIPDRLHYRNNDRVQPIILVADEGWTIVQRGDKLPRLGDHGYDNSLPSMHPFMAANGPSFRQGYRISSLQTVDIYPLMCKLLSVPPQPNNGTLTQARCLLAAESCWDVPLVIGLVVGVLLLLTVITVLFRFLSARRLPSSRPFQRLQVDDDDDDDDDPMLE; this is encoded by the exons ATGTCCTGTGACAG GATGCTACTAAAAATACTGCTGGGCCTCCTGTGCTGCGTCAGAGCCTTGGCCACAGAGAACGTCACGGAGCAGCAGAATCCTCTGCCACTGCTGCTGGTGTCATTCGACGGTTTCCGGGCGGACTACCTGCGGAGGTTCCCCATGCCCAACCTGAAGCTCCTGTACAGCACAGGGGTCCTGGTGGAGCAGCTCACCAACGTCTTCATCACCAAGACCTTCCCCAACCACTACAGCCTG GTAACAGGGCTGTACGCTGAGTCTCACGGTATCCTGGCCAGTAACATGTACGATCCCGTCAGCCACAAGCACTTCAACATCAGCAACGACTTCGACTCCATGTGGTGGAACGAGGCCCGGCCCCTCTGGATCTCGGCGCTGGACTCCGACTACAAGACGGCCGCCATGATGTGGCCCGGCTCCGACGTGACCATCGGAAACCGCACGGCGACACACTTCCTTCCCTACAACCCCCATGTGACGTTCAAGGAACGAGTGGGGAACGTGACAAAGTGGATGTTAGGAGACGAAAAG GAGAAAGGAGCGATGTTCACAGCGCTCTACTGGGAGGAACCGGACCGCTCAGGTCACATATTCGGCCCTGACAACGACACCGCCATGAGCAAAGCCCTGAAGGAG GTTGACGACAACATTGGCCTGCTGGTTTCTGAGCTGAAGAGAACCGGCCTCTGGGGTCACGTCAACATCCTGGTAACCAGTGACCACGGCATGACACAGTGCTCAGCCAAGCGCCTCATACGGCTGGACGCCTGCCTCCCCCCCGTCAACTACACACTGGTGGACCTCTCTCCTGTCACAGCCATCATCCCATTGACAG ATCCAGAGGCCGTCTTCAAACTACTGGATAAGTGCcacaaaaacatgaaagcaTATAAGAAATCCGACATCCCTGATAGGCTGCACTACAGGAACAATGACCGCGTCCAGCCAATCATATTGGTTGCTGACGAGGGCTGGACCATCGTGCAGCGAGGCGACAAGCTACCAAGAT TGGGCGATCACGGCTACGACAACTCTCTACCCAGCATGCACCCCTTCATGGCTGCGAACGGGCCCAGCTTCCGGCAGGGATATCGGATCAGCAGCTTACAGACCGTGGACATTTACCCGCTGATGTGCAAACTGCTGTCGGTGCCGCCGCAGCCGAACAACGGCACGCTGACCCAGGCACGCTGCCTGCTGGCTGCTGAGAGCTGCTGGGACGTCCCTCTGGTGATCGGCCTGGTGGTgggtgtgctgctgctgctcactgtTATCACTG TTCTCTTCAGGTTCCTGAGCGCCCGCCGCCTGCCAAGCTCCCGTCCCTTCCAGAGGCTGCAGGtggacgacgacgacgacgacgacgacgaccCCATGCTGGAGTAA
- the xkr6a gene encoding LOW QUALITY PROTEIN: XK-related protein 6 (The sequence of the model RefSeq protein was modified relative to this genomic sequence to represent the inferred CDS: deleted 1 base in 1 codon): MAAESDGGKAGAACGGSGRSGGFAQLYDVDGEEPLDSAAIHICMCCRSSACYWGCRSACLGTLIGQPPGGVGIRETHCPPREQLWLDCLWIILALLVFFWDVGTDLCLAMEYYQRQDYLWFGLTLFFVLVPSVLVQILSFRWFVQDYTGGGLGEVEGLTKRGAVALGCLYPGKDRLQLASIWLWQATIHILQLGQVWRYIRTLYLGIMSRRQKEHQRRWYWAMMFEYADVNMLRLLETFLESAPQLVLQLCIMIQENRAETLQCISSLGSLLSLAWVLASYHKLLRDSRDDQRSMSYRGALLHLFWRLFTISSRVLSLALFASLFHIYFGIFVVVHWCAMAFWVVHGGTDFCMSKWEEVLFNMVVGIVYIFCWFNVKEGRTRHRMVTYYVVVLAENTILTGLWYAYRDPALTDSYAFLALCGVYLTFAGGVLVMLLYYGFLHPASAHLHPSPASSCCAQLLWGLPLPPSAPPTAPPTPAHMTKSQTEEEVAESCLPVFQVRSAPITSKPEGPLIKIDMPRKRYPAWDAHYVDRRLRRTINILQYITPAAVGIRYRDGPLLYELLQYESSL, encoded by the exons ATGGCCGCGGAGTCGGACGGTGGTAAAGCCGGTGCCGCATGCGGCGGGAGCGGCAGGAGCGGTGGCTTCGCGCAGCTGTACGACGTGGATGGGGAAGAGCCTTTGGACTCTGCAGCCATACACATCTGCATGTGCTGCCGCTCCTCCGCGTGCTACTGGGGCTGCCGATCCGCCTGCCTCGGTACCCTCATCGGTCAGCCTCCAGGGGGGGTCGGGATCAGGGAGACTCACTGTCCCCCCAGGGAGCAGCTGTGGCTGGACTGCCTCTGGATCATCCTGGCCCTCCTGGTCTTCTTCTGGGACGTGGGCACGGACCTGTGCCTCGCCATGGAGTACTACCAGAGGCAGGACTACCTCTGGTTCGGCCTCACGCTCTTCTTCGTGCTGGTGCCGTCCGTGCTCGTCCAGATTCTGAGTTTCCGGTGGTTCGTGCAGGACTACACAGGAGGGGGGCTCGGGGAGGTGGAGGGGCTGACCAAGAGGGGCGCGGTGGCTTTGGGGTGCCTTTATCCCGGCAAGGACCGCCTGCAGCTGGCCTCCATCTGGCTGTGGCAGGCCACCATACACATCCTCCAGCTGGGACAAGTGTGgag GTACATCCGGACGCTGTACCTGGGCATCATGTCGCGGCGGCAGAAGGAGCATCAGCGGCGCTGGTACTGGGCCATGATGTTCGAGTACGCAGACGTCAACATGCTGCGGCTGCTGGAGACCTTCCTGGAGTCTGCGCCGCAGCTggtgctgcagctctgcatcatgatCCAGGAGAACCGGGCCGAGACGCTGCAGT GCATCTCCTCCCTGGGCTCCCTCCTGTCTCTCGCCTGGGTCCTGGCCTCCTACCACAAGCTGCTGCGAGACTCTCGTGACGACCAGCGCAGCATGAGCTACCGCGGCGCCCTGCTGCACCTCTTCTGGCGCCTCTTCACCATCTCGTCCCGCGTCCTCTCGCTCGCCCTCTTCGCCTCCCTCTTCCACATCTACTTCGGCATCTTTGTGGTGGTGCACTGGTGCGCCATGGCCTTCTGGGTGGTGCACGGAGGTACCGACTTCTGCATGTCCAAGTGGGAGGAGGTGCTGTTCAACATGGTGGTAGGCATCGTATACATCTTCTGCTGGTTCAACGTGAAGGAGGGACGCACACGGCACAGGATGGTGACGTACTACGTCGTGGTGCTGGCCGAGAACACCATCCTCACCGGGCTGTG GTACGCATACAGGGACCCGGCTCTGACC GACTCCTATGCCTTCCTGGCTCTGTGTGGTGTCTACCTGACCTTTGCTGGCGGCGTCCTGGTCATGCTGCTGTACTACGGCTTCCTGCACCCGGCCAGCGCCCACCTCCACCCGAGCCCCGCCTCGTCCTGCTGCGCCCAGCTGCTGTGGGGTCTCCCCCTGCCTCCATCGGCTCCACCCACCGCCCCGCCCACCCCGGCCCACATGACCAAGTCCCAGACGGAAGAGGAAGTGGCCGAGTCGTGTCTTCCCGTCTTCCAGGTGAGGTCGGCACCCATCACCTCCAAACCAGAGGGCCCACTCATAAAGATCGACATGCCCAGGAAGCGCTACCCAGCGTGGGACGCCCACTACGTAGACAGGCGGCTGCGGAGGACTATAAACATCCTGCAGTACATCACGCCGGCTGCAGTGGGCATCCGGTACCGAGACGGACCCTTACTGTACGAACTGTTGCAGTACGAGTCCTCCCTCtaa
- the gckr gene encoding glucokinase regulatory protein, translated as MSFQTLTSDQVVATLMEVAQKVELILKDPRDSLVVLSGCGTSGRLAFLVTSAFNRALEELNRSPVYSYTIAGGDRALFSSQEAPEDDPKMGMLSLKEICEGKKRVLFLGISCGLSAPFVAGQLELCLQHPDVYTPVLLGFNPTHQARDEPIPGCTFTFRSVVQRMEALAKSQKAFIINPAVGPEAISGSSRMKGGSATKILLEVVLSAAHAAAFTHTPVTQQAILQHMRAYKETLEIPYAHREGMSALLEAAGKSLQRGRRVCYLGWGSLGVLALIDASECVPTFGADYEDVRGFISRGYNELRNNEGPLGPDFPLSHEDFLHVVLPSLDDHDMVLLIYTQTDDVRDVEMLARRVREKTSNLHAVYHRVEGDTAVQQDDINQLCLSSLRITWPSPASDLLQMQWELCTKLLLNGLSTGAHVLKGKIYKNHMMDLQVTNSKLYCRATRLLQKLSGLPESKCEEALLKAVYRVDHLTGDITSSDVSAHTHTARTRSKVVPLALVCLLTGCSVAEAGLRLEQQPIIRDAVEACLS; from the exons ATGTCTTTCCAGACGCTGACGAGTGACCAAGTGGTGGCAACATTGATGGAGGTTGCTCAGAAGGTGGAGCTCATCCTGAAG GATCCCCGGGACAGCCTTGTTGTGCTGAGTGGCTGTGGGACTTCTGGTCGACTGGCTTTCCTCGTCACG tcaGCTTTCAACagagcgctggaggagctgaaccGGAGTCCGGTTTACTCCTACACCATTGCAGGGGGAGACAG AGCTCTGTTTTCCTCCCAGGAGGCTCCTGAGGACGATCCCAAAATGGGCATGCTCAGTCTGAAGGAG ATCTGTGAGGGAAAGAAGCGTGTCTTATTCCTTGGTATTTCCTGTGGTTTATCC GCTCCATTTGTGGCCGGTCAGCTGGAGCTCTGCCTGCAGCACCCTGACGTCTACACCCCTGTTCTGCTGGGCTTCAATCCCACACATCaggccag GGACGAGCCCATCCCAGGCTGCACCTTCACTTTCCGCAGCGTGGTGCAAAGGATGGAGGCGCTCGCTAAAAGTCAAAAGGCCTTCATCATCAACCCAGCAGTCGGG cCGGAGGCCATCAGCGGCTCCTCCAGGATGAAAGGAGGCAGCGCTACTAAGATCCTCCTGGAGGTGGTGCTGTCTGCTGCTCACGCTGcagccttcacacacacacccgtcaCTCAGCA GGCAATCCTGCAGCACATGAGAGCGTACAAGGAAACTCTGGAAATCCCCTACGCTCACAGAGAGGGGATGAGCGCTCTGTTGGAGGCCGCTGGAAAGAG TCTGCAGCGTGGTAGGCGTGTGTGTTACCTGGGCTGGGGGTCCCTTGGCGTGCTCGCTCTCATCGACGCCAGCGAGTGTGTGCCAACATTTGGAGCAG actaCGAAGATGTCCGGGGCTTCATCAGCCGAGGGTACAACGAGCTGAGGAACAATGAGGGACCACTG GGTCCTGACTTTCCATTATCACATGAGGATTTCTTGCATGTAGTTCTGCCCTCTCTGGATGACCACGACATGGTTCTTCTCATCTACACACAGACTG ATGATGTCCGTGACGTGGAGATGTTGGCgagaagagtgagagaaaagaCGTCCAACCTGCATGCTGTTTATCATCGAGTGGAGGGAGACACTGCAGTTCAACAA GACGACATCAATCAGCTGTGTTTATCCTCACTAAGAATCACTTGGCCATCACCTGCTTCAGACTTACTTCAAAtg CAGTGGGAGCTGTGCACTAAGCTGCTGCTGAACGGGCTGAGCACCGGCGCTCACGTCTTAAAGGGGAAAATCTACAAGAACCACATGATGGACCTGCAGGTCACAAACAGCAAGCTCTACTGCAGAGCCACTCGTCTCCTGCAG AAACTGTCAGGCCTTCCCGAGTCAAAATGTGAGGAGGCTCTCCTGAAGGCCGTCTACAGAGTGGACCATCTGACCGGTGACATCACATCCTCTGACgtcagcgcacacacacacactgccagaaCCAGGAGCAAG gtGGTGCCTCTGGCTTTAGTCTGTTTGCTGACTGGTTGCTCTGTGGCGGAGGCGGGGCTTCGTTTGGAGCAACAACCAATCATAAGGGATGCTGTGGAGGCTTGTCTGTCATAA